The genomic stretch ATCGCGGACAGCGTTTTTTTCATGAAAGTTAAATCCTTTTAACTTTCATGCTATCATTTACATTGTGTTCCGTCTATCTTTTAGCTGTTTAGGGGCATTTTTAGCAACACTTTTTAACCTTTATGCCCAGGATGACAACACGTGGAGTTATGACACAGTCTCTCCTGTCGGCGGAGTTTCATTTAGATTGTCTTTCTATAATGATGTTGACAATTTCTGAGTGCGAGGAAAGGCGCATCGGCGGGCCCCAATAACCCGTTCCAGAAGTAGTATAAAGGCATGAGTTATCTTTTTTATAAAATCCGTAAGGGTATTTTAAAAAGCTCATTACAATTAAATCCATCGGCGGGATTTGGCCGGCATGAGTATGGCCTGATAACTGTAAATCAATCCCTAATTTTGAGGCTTCGTCAAAAATAAAAGACCGGTGCGATAAAAGAAGGGTAAAATATTTTGAATTCACCCCGTTAGAGAGGACTGCCGACTCTTGTTGGGAGATTGAAATCATGCTGTTAGATGGCGATGTGATGCTGCCATCTTTATTCGTGAAGCGTCCGCTCCCCGCCCGCCGGCGAGGCAGGTCTCTAACGGGGTAAACCGATTTAGGAGTATTCAAAGCTTTGATGAGATTTTCTTCAATAGGTATGTTATCAAAGCGTTTGCTTTCGCTGTCGTCTATTCCAATAAGTTCAACATTGTTTGGAAGAGATATGTTTTCATTCTGCAAAAGCCTTATATTTGAATTCAAAAGTATTTTTTTAAATTTATCTATTCCCGCATAAAATTCATGATTTCCGGTAACTGCATACACCCCGTATTTTGCCTTTAAATTCTTTAAAATACTGCATAATTCTTCCGTTTTGCACAAATCAGCGTCAATCAAATCCCCCGTGATAACAATAACATCAGGATCCAAAAGATTTGCTCTTTCAACAATATTTTCAAGCCTGCGGGATGATTTAATAAAGTTTAAATGCAGGTCTGAAAGCTGAACTATATTAAAACTAGAGAATTTTTGAGAAAGTTTAGAAGATTTTATTTTTATTTCTTTTATTCGTTCCTCTCGCACTATATTAAATATTGAATATAACGATAAAACAGCGATCATTACTAAAGATATTGTTGCTGAAAAATATTTGAATCGGCTGTTTTTAACAAAAATCAAAAAAATATTTCTGATTAGAAAAACTGTTACCGATATGGAAATTATTCCTATCCAGACATTTCCATAATAAGCTAAAGGCTTAATCCAGGCCGATATAACT from Elusimicrobiota bacterium encodes the following:
- a CDS encoding metallophosphoesterase, which gives rise to MINLQFIFFISLFVCIYLGMHYYVYFQIVTGLSLNRLISIYVRLFIYFGAISFIVSEFLTRKVISAWIKPLAYYGNVWIGIISISVTVFLIRNIFLIFVKNSRFKYFSATISLVMIAVLSLYSIFNIVREERIKEIKIKSSKLSQKFSSFNIVQLSDLHLNFIKSSRRLENIVERANLLDPDVIVITGDLIDADLCKTEELCSILKNLKAKYGVYAVTGNHEFYAGIDKFKKILLNSNIRLLQNENISLPNNVELIGIDDSESKRFDNIPIEENLIKALNTPKSVYPVRDLPRRRAGSGRFTNKDGSITSPSNSMISISQQESAVLSNGVNSKYFTLLLSHRSFIFDEASKLGIDLQLSGHTHAGQIPPMDLIVMSFLKYPYGFYKKDNSCLYTTSGTGYWGPPMRLSSHSEIVNIIIERQSK